The genome window tacaaaagcaacaacacgaatacaaaagccacaacggaagtgacccacagcggaagtgacccacaacggaagtgaccccGGAAGTGAACGGCAACGGATGTTGACAATGCGGCGGATTGATGCTGCCATTTAGGACCCGTGTgccggctgtctctgggcaacacagagtccaacttcgTCGCTGACTTTCCTCcaagctctctcctgttttgtccaagtctatgtgtatctgtttctgtcccggagctcccgaactccggtctctgtatgcgtagtgtggtagtatagtacggagctaacgagcttcggggcgccgagcacggagcattagccccagttagcacaacaatAGAGCAGCTAGCTTTTCTCACTTGTTGTGTCGTTCCGAGccgggctgcagcgccgacagcagcgctccggtctgctccccgagctctgtaccACCATACCGCTGTACACActtaagcctgatttatgcttctgcgccGTCGCCgacccctacgcggaccctacgccgtagcctgacgtgcgcctccaaaaaatcctgactacgcgtcacgtcgacgcgtcgagacgcgaacggcaaggactgtgattggtccgctcagaacgtgatttccggcagttgcttttccggtcaacagtataacaacaccgccaccgcatttgttgttcaatatccacgagctctatctccaaaaacacccacTCCATCTCAGCtttacagagaccggacaataaaggagagtgcttggagaaaatcGGAGAGGAAGTTGGACCACTTGCTAAgtaatgaaaatatgtgtctgttacttgataacagctgtctgttgtactttattatgaaccacagtagcacaatcacagctgtacaaatgtacgccaccatgagtgacagcagagatgaggagtttcctccgccgcaacaacttcacttgcagaatgATGCCAGATAATTCACCGAGAAggtggcgaagtttgtgacattttcaacccggatttttgagaggaaggaattaaacgtctgtcccaaataaacgcctggtctgttaagggattgaaacaaataaatgccccggctattgagattgaggagtcacgtgctgatttgggttgatttgggtggggtctgagccggtcggccatgatggtaggagacgctatcggttgtcaggggcaacgcctgcagaacttcacagaggcgcgactaaacagtccagagctctttaatttctgcgcatttattatttcggcgggacagagacggatctacgaatacgagaaagaaaaggaagaaagtaaagcaatgcaaaaagataaggcgaaagaaaagggaccttacaggaacaagctcacaccaagcgcataacagcggtatttggagaagctctcggacatccaaaatatcgacccatacgagctccctgcagaggaatggcacagagacctggatcatttacctccatgcacatacatgggctaatgctccgtgctcggcgccccgaagctcgttagctccgtactatactaccacactccatacgcatacagagaccggagctcgggagctccgggacagaaacagatacacagagacttggacaaaacaggagagagccTGGAAAAAAGTCAGCGACGAAGGTGGACtgtgtgttgcccagagacagccggcACACGGGTCCTAAAATGGCAGCAACAACCCGCCGCATTGTCAACATCCGTTGCCGTTCACTTCCGTtttgggtcacttccgttgtgggtTACTTCCGCcgtgggtcacttccgttgtgacttttgtattcgtgttgtggcttttgtattcgtgttgtggcttttgtattcgtgttgtggctttggtattcgtgttgtggcttttgtatttgtgttgtggcttttgtatttgtgttgtggcttttgtatttggcctgacacctctgggccaccgtagttatttaataacttgagtattgtttgaaatatcaaaattcttttaataataTGTATTACAATTGTTATTGTTCAAATGCACATTATCTAATTTCTCCGTCTAGGGGTctctcaaacaaaacaaaacacaagatgttTGCCAAGCCTTGTGTGGGGAGGGCATTGTGGAGAGGGTCATATCAGATTCTTCTTCTGAATTTTATCTTAACTAACGCTTATCaatctgactgcagcagtgatccacaGAGGCCTCCATGCACACCGATCACATGACAAGCTCTCTGATGGCAGGGGTGGTTAGCAATCCAAACTGTCCTGAgtaaaaaacatccaaaacaatTAGATAATCAGTAAGGTACATGCATTTACACAAGTACTGTGCTGAGGAACAATTTCAAGgaattttactcaagtatttccattttcttgtactttatacttccactctacTACTTTTTGGAAGCGAACATTGGACTTTTTACTTACCACATCActttaataactttagttactaatAACCTTTCAGATTTCTTATTGTATTAGAGCCAAATGAGTACATATTGGATCTTATAATCTGCCAGGTCGATAATCGATCAACCCATAGTCATggcatacatgtaaatatatgtagcctataatttacttttacttgtacttttgatactgaaGTCAATTTAATAATATTatgatactttaagacttttactcaagtactatttgtaTGTGTGACCTATGCTTTAACCCAAgtgatattttaaaatgatatctttactttacAAGTATATAAGTACTACTATACAACACTGGGAATCAGAATAAAGCCTTAGAAAGAGGCTGTAAAACTGGGTCCTCTCGAACTTAATTGGTGTCTGAAACTGGAACAATAATACAAAGTCACatgtcaaaacacacaaacacacattatataAGATATGTTATGTTATTGCATAAAACAAGATCCAAAATGACCTAAATTCACAGATATATAAAAGTTAGATAAGAGAGAAGTTCAAAAATGAACTCACCATTCTATAAAAGTTTGCTGGATCAAAACCTCAAAAGGAAGAAGAGTCCCACTGTGGTTTCAAATTTAGTTTAAACTAGAATGGCAGGCCAAACAGTCCCCATGAATTCAGTCAAGCCTTACCCAATATcaaatacacatatttaaatCCACTAGATCTAGTCTTCAATTTGGATCCACatgaaattgtactcactcatagatatcAGCCACTAAACATAATTAATTTGTCATCACAATGCATTTTTTCCTGAGAAATTCCCAAAATAGAAAGTAAATGTTaaagaaactgagaaaaactgtcCTGGAcctgtccctttatctggatccacaccaaaagttaatgggacCTATTGGCCGAGAccaatcctccatccaagttttgtgaaaatctgttaagtagtttttgtgtaatcctgctgacaaacttacccaaccaacaaacagacagaagcagGTGATATAAACTTGGCAGAGGTCATTATTAACTCTTCTTAGGAGATCTAACCCAATTTTAGAGTTACTGAAAACAACCTCTTGCTGCAGCTGCAAACAACACTGACCTCCCTACCAGCCAGCCAACTCTTTTAAATAGATATGAGACACGCTGTTGTGGACACATGAACAATGTGGACATATCGCCCTCTGCTGATAGAACTGGTGTACTGCATGTGAAGCAGGCATGGACAGTTTCTTCCCCTTGAGTATGATTGTGTGATGATGGTGTTGTTGCACATAAAGACTGTTTTGGCCTCGTTTCTGTTTTTcgaaaaaaaattcaaataactGATATTAGTTGTATTAATAAAAGCCAGGGTGTTGTGAAGTTTGTCGTCTTTTATGTCTTTGACTGAAACTGACAATTATATTTAACCGTTATAAGAGACATATTCAAAAGTACGTATCTGTCGCCTGCAGACACTAACATATTTTACCAGTGGAGAGACACACTTGAAGGTCAGTGGCGTAGTGCTGGGCTGAGTGAAAAACAAACCTGTCCCATTCCAATAAGTTCACTTTGCGCTAGGCAGGTTGGGAAATGTATTTCTTGCTCGTCTCGTCGCATTTGACAGCCGGGTAAATGCGAACTTCATTTCCCATGGCTCTCTGCGCGCTTGGGTTTGCATGCTGCTCTCCACGCACTCTGTGCTGCTGCAACGATAAATGTGGTCCTTGAACGACATATAGCCCAGGTACCTTCGTATGGCCCTCAGGATTAAGGGGTAAAGTTTTGTCTTGACCATACAAAATAACTTCCAACGTAAGTGTTGTCTGCTTTCTGTCCTCTGCTTTGGTAtgttttacttcataatgacaTCTTAATTCCCTGTCTGTGAGGGTTACCAGTGCatctagctagctgctagcttgctagctagcagctaactaTCTTACGTCAGGCGTCAGAAGCCAAAGTTGGCAGCAGTTCAGAGACTGGCCTTCACAGGACCGTCTGTTACTCAAGCTAACAGTCTACTTTAATAAGATACACGCCTGTACTTGACCTACCACTGGACAGTGTCCCGACCTAGCTTCGGAAACGAAAAGCTGCTTCCTCCTTGTCCTCCAGAAATAATTGAGTAATGTTAACGTTAACTACCCTAAAACAGGGCATGTGTGTAGGTAGTATTTATATAGCCTTTAACATCCGGCGGCAACTTCTACAATGAGCCAGGACAGCTTCCTACAGTCTGTTTGAGTACGTTTATTTTGAAGTTAAGTGTGCcgacctcctctctctctctgtggggcTGTGTCACCCAGCTCTTGTAGCAGTTTGGCTAGCTGCTCGCTGCACCGTTGAGAAGAGAGTTGCGACACTCTGTGAACTCGCCGTCACGTACTTCATGTTGTGCTCAATGTTTCCATAAGCGCTGCTGCCCGATGACATGGGCACAGTTTTAAAGTATTACAAAGTACAAGTTTAGTACTATTTAATTTCAGATTTTACGTTTGATTGTTTATTAGTCATCATCTGATGGAATCATAATAACTTAAGCTTGCTGCCTCCCCTCCCAGATAACAGTTTTCAAAGTCACATTGATCACTGTGTCACTGTTCCGTTTATATTCGTCTGTTCCTATGAAGCTTAGCACTGTGCATCAGTAAGgtaataatatattaataataataattcaacaATGTACATTATGAAATAAACCATGGTACTTTTACCTCTAGTACTGTTAGTATATTTTGATGCCAACGCTCAGGACTTTTACTTGCAACAGTATTTCTACACCGCAGTATTATTACGCTTCCTCTGATCTACTGTTGAATTACCGAAtgtacatttttgattttgtggtTGAAAGCTCGGTCAATAATGATAACCAAGGACAGCAACTGCATATTAAAAACTAACATTGTACTATATAACATACCGTGTTTACAAGGAGAAAAAGGAGATCGGGGATATTAAACAAACTCTGAGCTTAAGGCTTATAAACAAAGATAAACTTTTCATGCCAACCATACACCAAAAACTACAATTTAGTTCAGGTAAACTTGGCCATCTAACATCTAATTGTTGTAAAGTTAGCTCATGAAATGTTGTTATTAACTAACTAGCTAATTGCAATTATTATGTTATCAGCTTAGGACAAACCTTCATTAAAGCTGTAAAATGCCATTATTGCGTGCttggaaaacactgaacatgaaTGAGGTTCTGCCCCATGACATGCTTCAGTCCTGCATTCTGATACCCACAGGAGTCTATGGGAGTGTCACAACTCTCATATTCAACAATAGTAGGTTTGCCAGAAGTTTGGTAACATAACCCAAGTATGCCTAGTTTTGAGTAGTAGCCCTTTGAATAATAACCTGTGTAAGCTACGTTTTTAAAGCATAACTTGAGTTAACGTTATGTCTTTGAGATGAACATTCTTCAACTTTCAGTGTAACAATCcacctgtttgttttgcttcagGTGCGGATGATTGTGCGGTCATAACACAAGGTATGTTCGGACCTTTTAATCTGTCATATAACCTGTGTGTTCAGTCGATGCAAAGCAAGGTAATGTTATAGTTAATGGAGGAACTGGGTCACGGTTGGTTTTCCCAGTGAACAGATAAAGATAATATGGCTTGGTAGTTTTTACTGCTATTCATCTTTTTATAATGCAGAAACTTTTCTTAATGAAAGTAACACATGTATGTAGCAAGTGTTTTTCTTAAACATATGTAACATATTTTTATAAAAGAGAATCAGGGCAGAACTGTATGTCTAATTGGCGGtggtgaggagaaaaaaaatgttgtgttggtGAAGGTTTAGTTTCCTTAGGTCAGCAGTCTAGATTTAGGAGTAACCAGAGGTCACGCTTTTAACAGCAAAGTAATAGGGTTGGGTGTCTGCGGAATTGGCATATGACTATGTCTACAGTGAAACATCATGATGGACGATGACATCGTTTATCAGCCCAACCCTACAAAGTAATGTTACTATTGGCATAAGGGGGCATGGTTGAAACATGTTTGGTAAACATTACATGAATCTTAAGTCAACAGTAGAGTATACAGCTGTCTATACAGCATAGATAACACTACTTATGATTCCTGGTTACTATAAGTCAATGTTTGAATTTGAACTTGAGCTTGAACCTGGTGTCCATGCATGTCGCTGATCCAGAGGTCATAAAGCATTCATGGTGTTACCCAGTGATCACTGGAATGTAGACAACCAGAATAGACGACAGgtattttatttgacttttaaagACAGATTGAGGGGATCTGATATATAGTTCAGTTTCTCATAAGAAGAGAAATCAATCAACTGCAATCTACAAATTCATGGAGGACCGATCAGTTAGAATTTCATCAAAACTATTTATATAATTGATCTattccattttaatttaattgtacATTTGGGTGCTTCTGATAGAATGTCATGTGAAATTTTGGTCCAAACATGAAACTTAAACTACTCCTGTTAAGAATTCAGCCTTTATTTTTCCTGTATCATGTTAGATGCAAACTCATCAAAAAACGTTCATTATGAAACTGGCGGGACAAATTAGACTGGGCTGCCAAAGTATAGGTAATtattgggaaacactgaaacagtaaTATATAGGAAACTTTTAGTCAATAAATCAAGTCCATCACCAGAAAACTTCAGCAGCTATGTAATGtaacactcagtgcgtttacatgacactcaagaaaaccgaattactgtgttagtctgactaaaatcggaccggatcggatttctcatagtcgaattaaagcacccagattattcgattgatagtcgcattactcctgcatgtatatgttCCATCAGATTGGATCGGATTTGTATTGGATTTtttgcgcaggcgcgagattttttccccagggccgtgagccggaagtagacggacagcggcggcatctttcctccgaaatcacctcaagaaagagcgccattgtgcacctagtttgtgtaattatcaagtacaccatatacgaaatgtacaaagatgtagcttcgtctcgctcttcgtacgccatctttcttgaatgccgaggcagctggtgacgtaaagaggtcagccggaggtgtctcTGTTTCCACTAGTgtaaatgggtacagcgccacctagcgtaccggggtatgacatgctccggcccaataatccgattttctcaccggcatgtatactcggatatttgcagttgtctgattgagtagcatagtcgaactatggctgtaatctgactaagctgtgcatgtaaacgcactgattgtaGGCAATATTAGGCAAAagtggaaagaagaagaaagtttTCTAAAGTCAATATTGATAATATGATAAGTCTATGATGATTTAATTATACATTAACATTACCTTGGAATTCATGATATTCTACACAAAATGATCGATTAATCAAGAATATTATTGGAAGATTGCACTAAACAATAATGTAATCATCAAAAGACTTCACTACCTATATAAAGGGTTTATTCagtgtcttttgtttgttctaCCCTAGTCTGTGGTTAAAcgtcacagcagcagagaggaggagaggaagaggatgatcATGCAGCGCGTCCTAACTCTAGGGATACTGCGGCGGGTGGCAGCAGTGCACCCATTGCTGGCGGGCGTCACTGTCCCCAAGCCACCAACAGCATATTGTTGCTGTGCCCTCCGCCTGTCACTGTCACCACCGACAGGTCAGCGCTGGCTGtctacctccacctccagcaagGCAGCACAGGAGCAAAAACAACTGCCAAGACAGGAGGAACCAAAATCCAGCTCCCTGTCTGAAACACAGGAAAAAGTGGAAGCTGGAATTGAAGCTGCAGAGGTGGACCCCCTGCAGGACAAGTCCATTGGTCTGGTCCAGAGGTTTAAGAGGACGTTCAAACAGTACGGGAAGGTGATGATCCCTGTACATCTGGTGACGTCCTCTTTCTGGTTTGGAACCTTCTACTACGCTGCTATGAAGtgagtgttgtgttttgtttcggTGATTTTGTATTTGTCCCCCCATGACTAGTTCATCAGCTGTCTCTTCTCTGGTAATCTTACCTCTATTGATTCTTAAAGTTAACAAATCACGTTATTAACAGTCATCCCACAGTTTTTCAATGCTACTATAAATTCTTTCCCATCTTGGTGATTTTCTCTCCCTCAGAGGTGTGAATGTAGTGCCGTTCTTGGAGATGATTGGTCTACCGGAGTCACTAGTTGGCCTTCTGAGAGATTCCTCGAGTGGCTACGCTCTGACTGCATACGCCATGTACAAGGTAGTTTCATCCAGGATCTCTGGGTTTTTATTGAAGAAAACATTGAACATTACAGCTCATTGATCAGCATTACAACACATTGTTaagaaaatatacatatacaagtGATTCATGAGTAATGCTCGAGTTGGGAGATAAGGCCTTAAAATGATATTGCCATATTTACACACCTGTATATtgttaatgaaaacattttaacctGATGATATTCTTAGTATTTGAGATGCACCTATCTCAAATAATGGGAACATAATggaaaagtcattttttcttgtaatttgattaaaaaagtgAAACTTCCATATATTCTGTATGCTTCCATAACACCTCAGCAGTGCCACAGGCTGATCGGCTCCATGCCACGCTGCATTGATGCAGTAGCTGTGCAAAAGGAGCCCGACCAAGTATTTATTGCAAAGAATGAACATACTTTTCAGAAGGTCGACATTTCTGTGTTATAAATCCTTTTTCTATTGGACTTGTGTAATATTCTACATTTTGAGACACTGGAGTTTTCATGACCTGTAGGCTGTAATCTTCAAAATTAAAACTaagcaaatgttttaaatatttcacttgaTGTGTTATGAATCTTGAATATATGAGCTTCacgtttttaaattaaattacggATTTTAGTTTTTACTTTTCCATGATATTCTAATTCTTTGAGATGCACCTGTAATGTCAATATATTGCCCAACCCTAAATGGATTCGAGTATTAATTTTCCTCTGCTGACCAGTCGGAATATTTCTTTGTCGCCCTACAGATTGCAACCCCTGCTAGATATACAATGACTCTTGGCGGTACATCAGTATCGGTTCAGTATCTCCGCAAGCACGGCTATTTGTCCACACCACCACCGGTTAAAGAATACTTTCAGGACAAAATGGAGGAGACGAAGGAGAAACTGAcagaaaagatggaggagacaaagGAGAGATTGTCAGAGAAAATGGAGGAAACAAAAGAACGTTTCTCTGAGAAAATGGAAGAGACTAAGGACAAGTTTTCAGAGAAATTGCAGGAAACCAAAGACAGAGTTTCCGAGGGAAAAGCTtttttcagaaaagaaaaatgattagAGAATCTCGCTCACAGACTGGGCCGCTGAATACGTGATCCTAGTTTGTTCTCTATAAGTAATCAATGAGGTAGGAGCGAGAAACACTTCTAAGACTGtttggaaagaagaaaaaacattgtacTATCCTTGTCCTAAAGTTTCATCTCACAAATCTCAGATATCAGCTGTTGTCAATTTAAGTGTCAAAATTCAGTCCCTAATTGTCCAAACTCTGCTACGATGCACTGTAAGTTAGACTATACGGCAGCTTAGCAGACTCCTGGCAATGCTACATCCTGGCTCAGTCATCTCAGACTGGATTTAACCGGGCATAAAGGACTTTAACTCTTGGTTGACTGTTTGAAGAGAAGCTGCGTTTTCATTTCActacatgggaaaaaaaaaaaaaatcaatctgcCTGCATAAAAACTCatccagagagaaagagagcattGGCTGTCCTTGTGCTTGatagaaaataaaacttgaaGCTCTTGGGTTACCTGTGTGTACAAGTCAATCACAGCCTTTCTGAAGGCTTGGTATCACCTTGTGTCTTTTCTAATGTATGTCAATGAAAATCATTATTTCTAATGAAATTTTATCCAGTAGCCCAAGATAATATATTGTACCACTTTATGCACTGATGGAAAGTTGTGTTTGAAATGACCAAGGAAGATGATTGTATGAAAGCTGTTCCTAAAGCGGTCCAAGTCTTATCATTTACATGTGATGAGTTGTAAGTCATACATGTAAACATGCAGAGGCTTCAGAGTGTATTGACAGTAGATACTGTGTGTAATGCATAGTGTGCCATCTGAAATGTCTTGGGTACAAATGTTCCTGACAGattcaaacatgttttgttgaaaccacaactgaataaagtaaaaaatgCTAATTATCAACATTTGTATGCTGCATTTAAAGGGTGTGTGAGACTTAACTAGAAAAAAATGCTAGTCAGGTTACATGATCTGTGTAAATGAGGTGTAGACACTGCAGCTCAGCTATACACCATCAACATTTTAGCACCTTTCAGCTCAGAGTTTTGATTTCTCAATCCAGTTATTTTTTGGTAAGTTCTAACCACTGTCCTCTATGATTTATAGCATTAGCTGATtttagtaaacaaaaaaaacatatgtttAGATTAAACCACTCTACACCAGGGGCAAAATGTATAACACTGTGTGTTCAAGTGTAGAAATCTATGTACACACAAAATGGGAAACATGCATACAGTCTTCTTcagattgaaaaaaacaaaaacaaaacacgtaTGTCTGGTTCCACGTGTCTTTTCCTCACACATTTCAATCATTtgaaatgttacacatgttcTCGAGCTGTGGGACCATCCCCacaataatgtaaatataaatggcACTAAACATACCCCCAAATTCCCCGATGTGCATATCAATGGCCAGAATGTAGTTCAGTGATGAAAAGTGTTGGATCAGAGAAGCAGATGAAGAACAGAAAGCTCAATGTTACAGACAGTGAACTTGAAGTTATAATTGATCAAACTGACGCActgatgttttaatgttgcGTGCCATGGCCCAGGTTGCTTTGACAGTGGCCTTCAGCTCGTCTGTATTGTGTTTGGTGTCTTACTGGTGTTTTACTCCATAGTCTCTCTATTGGGGTCAGGTCAGGCTGGCCAATCAAGTGATCAGTGATACCATGGTCAGCAAACCAGTCACTAGTAGTTTTGGCACTGTGGGCAGGTGCCAAGTCCTGTTGGAAAGGGAAATCCACTGTGTAGAGATGTTGATTTCCTTTTTCAGCAGGACTTGTAAGTGTTTGCTGACCATGGTGTTACTGTGACTGTGCTTGATTGGCAAGCCTACTTGCTTGACTGCTATCATCAAAATTGACCCTCATATGCACTCCTCaggcatttttgtacatttttctaaaCTTTTTGGCGATCAgtttggctgtgttacagcttgtggcaTGAATTTTTTGCAGgaacttttctttttagtcCATTTTttgaaatccagtgtcttttacatgtcttttattttcttttgatgcactttgca of Sparus aurata chromosome 17, fSpaAur1.1, whole genome shotgun sequence contains these proteins:
- the fam210ab gene encoding uncharacterized protein C18orf19 homolog B, producing the protein MIMQRVLTLGILRRVAAVHPLLAGVTVPKPPTAYCCCALRLSLSPPTGQRWLSTSTSSKAAQEQKQLPRQEEPKSSSLSETQEKVEAGIEAAEVDPLQDKSIGLVQRFKRTFKQYGKVMIPVHLVTSSFWFGTFYYAAMKGVNVVPFLEMIGLPESLVGLLRDSSSGYALTAYAMYKIATPARYTMTLGGTSVSVQYLRKHGYLSTPPPVKEYFQDKMEETKEKLTEKMEETKERLSEKMEETKERFSEKMEETKDKFSEKLQETKDRVSEGKAFFRKEK